In one window of Chitinophagales bacterium DNA:
- a CDS encoding Crp/Fnr family transcriptional regulator, whose product MINSAAKSFIEYLTSVSPLSAGAIHDIESCISILEVPKKEVFIADLGKSKYLYFIAKGIVRAYFSHDGKEITDWFGMENMVIGPVIRQFPVKDTPHRVEALEDGVFVRVSFADLDKLYQRHHEVERLGRLIAIHTMLHLQYKIDCLQLYGARERYADFLVRYPDLINRVALGFIASFLGMNQVTLSRIRRQQ is encoded by the coding sequence ATGATAAATTCAGCAGCGAAATCTTTTATCGAATACCTTACTAGTGTTTCACCGCTAAGTGCAGGTGCTATTCATGATATTGAATCTTGTATTTCGATTCTGGAAGTTCCCAAAAAAGAAGTATTCATTGCTGATTTGGGGAAGTCAAAGTATCTATATTTTATTGCTAAGGGAATTGTGAGGGCATATTTTAGTCACGATGGAAAAGAGATTACAGATTGGTTTGGGATGGAAAACATGGTGATAGGTCCTGTGATCAGACAATTTCCAGTAAAAGACACACCGCATCGTGTTGAAGCTTTAGAAGATGGGGTATTTGTTCGCGTATCATTTGCTGATTTGGATAAATTATATCAGCGTCATCATGAAGTTGAAAGATTGGGTAGGCTCATTGCTATACATACAATGCTTCATCTGCAATACAAAATTGACTGTTTACAATTATACGGGGCAAGAGAAAGATATGCAGATTTTCTGGTAAGGTACCCTGACTTGATCAATCGTGTTGCACTAGGTTTTATTGCTTCATTCTTGGGGATGAACCAAGTTACGCTGAGTAGAATAAGAAGACAGCAGTAG
- the uvrA gene encoding excinuclease ABC subunit UvrA, producing MAKQATKNTPADTVSEAIEVFGAREHNLRNIDISIPKNKLVVFTGVSGSGKSSLAFDTIYNEGQRRYMESFSAYARQFIGDMERPDVDKITGLSPVISIEQKTTNRNPRSTVGTVTEIYDFLRLLYARIGEAYSYNTGKKMVKFSEEEIVENITKKFKNKKISLLAPLVRGRKGHYRELFEDIRKKGFVKVRVDGEVKDLVPKMQVDRYKIHDIEVVIDRLQVTEDMKVRLSQSVQQSLKTGKDLMFLLVNDTDQVVQYSKQLMCEDTGISYEEPSPNAFSFNSPYGACPTCKGLGNVYGVDLEAVVPDWNVSINDGGIAPLGEQRDAHIFRQVEQLAKAKKFKLNVPVKELPKPIMNLLLYGNEAGSTEDILDFENIPEGDWYSGPFEGVVPMLKRWFGSSGMSDSVREWSEQYMQLKTCPTCNGARLKRDSLWFKIGERNISELSEQNLDQLMIWFQQVDKQLSSKQQVIAKDILKEIKERLQFLLDVGLTYLTLNRPSKSLSGGESQRIRLATQIGSQLQGITYILDEPSIGLHQRDNHRLIEALQNLRNIGNSVLVVEHDKDIMMAADHLVDIGPRAGKHGGQIVAAGTPQDVLRSGSETAMYLNGKKSIAIPAERRKGNGKWLELTGACGNNLKNVSARFPLGSLILVTGVSGSGKSTLINETLYPLLSKHCYNSRMAVQPYKSIKGLEQIDKVIEIDQSPIGRTPRSNPATYCGFFTEIRQLFAAVPEAKIRGYNAGRFSFNVKGGRCDVCEGGGMRVIEMNFLPDVYVHCEKCNGKRYNRETLEIRYKGKSISDVLNMTVDEACEFFQPVPYLYRKIKVLQDVGLGYITLGQSAVTLSGGEAQRVKLATELGKKDTGKTFYILDEPTTGLHFQDIQHLLEVLNKLVDRGNTVLVIEHNLDVIKVADHIIDLGPEGGSGGGTILFAGSPEEMVKVKQSHTARFLKEELK from the coding sequence ATGGCAAAGCAAGCAACCAAAAATACCCCCGCAGATACAGTATCCGAAGCCATTGAAGTCTTTGGTGCCAGAGAGCATAATCTGCGCAATATTGATATCAGTATTCCCAAAAATAAACTGGTGGTTTTCACCGGTGTGAGTGGTAGCGGAAAATCATCCCTGGCTTTTGATACCATTTACAACGAAGGTCAGCGCCGTTACATGGAAAGCTTTAGCGCTTATGCCCGTCAGTTCATTGGCGATATGGAAAGGCCTGATGTGGACAAGATCACTGGACTCTCACCGGTCATCTCCATTGAACAGAAAACCACCAACCGTAACCCGCGTTCTACTGTAGGTACGGTTACCGAGATTTATGATTTTCTGCGTTTGTTGTATGCGCGTATCGGCGAAGCTTATAGCTATAACACAGGTAAGAAAATGGTGAAGTTCTCAGAAGAAGAAATTGTTGAGAACATCACCAAGAAATTCAAGAATAAAAAAATCAGTTTGCTTGCGCCATTGGTGCGTGGCCGTAAAGGGCATTACCGCGAACTGTTTGAAGATATCCGCAAGAAAGGTTTTGTAAAAGTGCGCGTGGATGGTGAAGTGAAAGACTTGGTGCCTAAGATGCAGGTAGATCGCTATAAGATCCACGATATTGAAGTAGTGATAGATAGACTGCAGGTGACGGAAGACATGAAAGTGCGCCTGAGCCAGAGCGTGCAACAATCACTGAAAACCGGTAAAGACCTGATGTTTTTGTTGGTGAATGATACCGATCAGGTAGTGCAATACAGTAAGCAATTGATGTGTGAGGACACAGGTATCTCTTATGAAGAGCCATCGCCTAATGCATTCTCATTTAACTCGCCCTATGGTGCTTGCCCAACCTGTAAAGGTTTGGGTAATGTATATGGGGTGGATTTAGAAGCCGTAGTACCTGATTGGAATGTGTCGATCAACGATGGTGGCATTGCGCCTCTGGGTGAACAGCGCGATGCGCATATTTTCCGTCAGGTGGAACAATTGGCTAAGGCTAAGAAATTTAAGTTGAATGTGCCGGTGAAGGAATTGCCCAAGCCCATCATGAACTTGTTGCTCTATGGCAATGAAGCAGGCAGCACAGAAGATATTTTAGATTTTGAAAATATTCCTGAGGGAGATTGGTATAGCGGTCCTTTTGAAGGAGTAGTGCCCATGCTCAAACGTTGGTTTGGTAGTTCTGGCATGAGTGATAGCGTGCGTGAGTGGAGTGAGCAATACATGCAGCTCAAAACCTGTCCTACTTGCAACGGCGCCAGATTGAAGCGCGATAGTCTTTGGTTTAAAATTGGGGAGCGTAATATCTCTGAATTAAGTGAGCAGAATCTGGATCAACTCATGATTTGGTTTCAGCAAGTAGATAAGCAACTCAGCAGTAAACAGCAAGTGATTGCTAAAGACATTCTCAAAGAAATCAAAGAGCGTTTACAATTCTTGTTAGATGTGGGCTTAACCTATCTCACCTTGAATCGCCCCTCCAAGTCTTTGAGTGGGGGCGAATCGCAGCGTATTCGTTTGGCAACACAAATTGGTTCCCAGTTACAAGGTATCACGTATATTTTGGATGAGCCTTCTATTGGTTTGCACCAACGCGATAACCATCGTCTCATTGAGGCTTTGCAGAACTTGCGCAATATCGGCAATAGTGTATTGGTGGTAGAGCATGATAAGGATATCATGATGGCGGCTGATCATCTGGTGGATATTGGTCCGCGCGCGGGTAAGCATGGCGGACAAATTGTTGCAGCCGGCACGCCACAGGATGTATTGAGAAGTGGCAGCGAGACTGCGATGTACCTCAATGGTAAAAAATCTATTGCCATACCTGCAGAAAGAAGAAAGGGCAATGGTAAATGGCTGGAGCTTACCGGAGCTTGTGGCAATAATTTGAAAAATGTAAGTGCCCGTTTTCCATTGGGTAGTTTGATACTGGTAACAGGGGTGAGTGGTAGTGGTAAATCAACACTCATCAATGAAACGCTTTATCCTTTATTATCCAAGCATTGTTACAATAGCCGCATGGCGGTACAACCATACAAGAGCATTAAGGGCTTGGAACAGATTGATAAAGTGATTGAGATAGATCAAAGTCCGATTGGAAGAACACCGCGCAGCAACCCGGCAACCTATTGTGGTTTCTTTACGGAGATCAGGCAATTGTTTGCTGCAGTGCCCGAAGCTAAGATACGTGGCTATAATGCAGGTCGTTTTTCTTTTAATGTAAAAGGTGGCCGTTGCGATGTGTGTGAAGGCGGTGGTATGCGTGTGATTGAAATGAATTTCTTGCCCGATGTCTATGTGCATTGTGAGAAATGCAATGGCAAGCGTTATAACAGAGAGACTTTAGAGATACGCTACAAGGGCAAGAGTATTAGCGATGTGCTGAACATGACGGTGGATGAAGCTTGTGAGTTTTTCCAACCGGTACCTTATCTCTATCGCAAGATTAAAGTGTTGCAAGATGTAGGCTTGGGTTATATCACTTTGGGACAATCAGCGGTAACCCTCAGTGGGGGTGAAGCACAGCGGGTGAAGCTGGCAACGGAGCTGGGTAAGAAAGATACGGGTAAAACATTCTATATACTAGATGAACCTACAACGGGTTTGCATTTTCAGGATATCCAGCATTTGCTGGAAGTATTGAATAAACTGGTGGACAGGGGCAATACCGTTTTGGTCATTGAACACAACCTGGATGTGATTAAAGTAGCCGACCATATTATTGACCTTGGTCCTGAGGGTGGAAGCGGTGGCGGTACGATATTATTTGCCGGCAGTCCGGAAGAAATGGTGAAAGTGAAGCAGAGCCATACGGCGCGGTTCTTGAAAGAGGAGTTGAAGTAA